Proteins encoded by one window of Vitis riparia cultivar Riparia Gloire de Montpellier isolate 1030 chromosome 11, EGFV_Vit.rip_1.0, whole genome shotgun sequence:
- the LOC117924951 gene encoding probable sucrose-phosphate synthase 1 isoform X1 → MAGNDWINSYLEAILDVGPGLDDAKTSLLLRERGRFSPTRYFVEQVITGFDETDLHRSWVRAAATRSPQERNTRLENMCWRIWNLARQKKQLEGEEAQRIAKRRLERDRGRREAIADMSEDLSEGEKGDTVSDISAHGDSIRGRMPRISSVDAMETWVSYQKGKKLYIVLISLHGLIRGENMELGRDSDTGGQVKYVVELARALGSMPGVYRVDLLTRQVSSPEVDWSYGEPTEMLTPLNSESFMEDMGESSGSYIIRIPFGPKDKYVEKELLWPYIPEFVDGALNHIIQMSKVLGEQIGDGQPVWPVAIHGHYADAGDSAALLSGALNVPMLFTGHSLGRDKLEQLLKQGRISRDEINTTYKIMRRIEAEELALDASEIVITSTRQEIEQQWRLYDGFDPILERKLRARIRRNVSCYGRFMPRMVIIPPGMEFHHIIPHDGDMDGETEGNEDHPRTPDPVIWSEIMRFFTNPRKPMILALARPDPKKNITTLVKAFGECRPLRELANLTLIMGNRDGIDEMSSTSASVLLSILKLIDKYDLYGQVAYPKHHKQSDVPDIYRLAAKTKGVFINPAFIEPFGLTLIEAAAYGLPIVATRNGGPVDIHRVLDNGLLVDPHDQQSIADALLKLVADKQLWAKCRQNGLKNIHLFSWPEHCKTYLTKIASCKPRHPQWQRTDDGTENSDTDSPGDSLRDIQDISLNLKFSLDGDKNEASGNPENSDENAVDGKSKLENAVLTWSKGFVRDTRKAGFTEKSDQNTGTGKFPALRRRKHIFVIAVDCDTNTDTLETAGKILEAFGKEKTEGSVGFILSTSMSISEVHSFLVSGGLSPSDFDAFVCNSGSDLYYSSLTSEESPFVLDLYYHSHIEYRWGGEGLRKSLVRWTASINDKMADNERIIVENEQVLTEYCYAFKVQKPGMVPPVKELRKLTRIHALRCHVIYCQNGTKLNVIPIMASRSQALRYLYVRWGVDLSNIVVFVGESGDTDYEGLLGGVHKTVILKGVCASNQLHANRTYPLTDVVPFDSPNIVQMTEDCSGSDIRSSLEKVGVLKG, encoded by the exons ATGGCGGGAAACGACTGGATTAACAGTTACTTGGAGGCGATTCTGGATGTGGGACCTGGACTTGATGATGCCAAAACGTCTCTGCTGctgagggagagagggagattCAGTCCCACTCGCTACTTCGTTGAGCAGGTCATTACTGGCTTCGATGAGACTGATCTTCATCGCTCATGGGTTCGG GCGGCGGCGACGAGGAGTCCGCAGGAGAGGAATACGAGATTGGAGAATATGTGTTGGAGGATTTGGAACCTGGCTCGACAGAAGAAGCAG CTTGAGGGAGAGGAGGCCCAGCGGATAGCTAAACGTCGTCTTGAGCGTGACAGAGGCCGCAGAGAAGCAATTGCTGATATGTCTGAAGACTTATCAGAGGGAGAAAAAGGAGATACTGTCAGTGATATTTCAGCTCATGGTGATAGCATCAGAGGAAGAATGCCTAGAATCAGTTCTGTTGATGCGATGGAGACATGGGTTAGTTATCAGAAAGGAAAAAAGCTGTACATTGTATTAATAAG CCTTCATGGTCTAATACGGGGTGAAAATATGGAGCTTGGCCGTGATTCTGATACTGGTGGTCAG GTTAAGTATGTTGTTGAGCTCGCAAGGGCTTTGGGCTCAATGCCTGGAGTTTACCGGGTTGATTTGCTAACTAGACAAGTATCATCTCCAGAAGTAGATTGGAGTTATGGTGAACCTACAGAGATGCTAACTCCACTGAATTCCGAAAGTTTCATGGAAGATATGGGGGAGAGTAGTGGTTCTTATATCATCCGTATACCATTTGGTCCAAAAGATAAATACGTTGAGAAAGAACTTCTATGGCCGTACATCCCTGAATTTGTTGATGGCGCACTTAATCACATAATACAGATGTCTAAAGTTCTTGGTGAGCAAATTGGTGATGGGCAACCGGTCTGGCCTGTTGCCATCCATGGACATTATGCAGATGCAGGTGACTCTGCTGCTCTTCTATCTGGCGCTTTAAATGTCCCGATGCTTTTCACCGGTCATTCACTTGGCCGAGATAAGTTAGAACAACTTCTGAAACAAGGTCGAATTTCAAGGGATGAAATAAATACAACATACAAAATAATGCGTCGGATAGAGGCCGAGGAGTTGGCCCTGGATGCTTCTGAAATAGTTATAACCAGCACTAGACAGGAGATAGAGCAGCAATGGCGCCTGTATGATGGTTTTGATCCAATACTAGAGCGTAAACTCCGAGCAAGGATCAGACGTAATGTGAGCTGTTATGGCAGGTTCATGCCTCGCATGGTT ATAATTCCTCCTGGGATGGAATTCCATCATATTATTCCACATGATGGTGATATGGATGGTGAAACTGAAGGAAATGAAGACCATCCTCGTACTCCTGACCCGGTTATTTGGTCCGAG ATAATGCGCTTCTTTACCAATCCACGCAAGCCTATGATACTCGCCCTTGCTAGACCAGATCCTAAAAAGAACATCACAACTTTGGTCAAAGCCTTCGGAGAATGTCGTCCATTGAGAGAGCTTGCTAATCTT ACATTAATTATGGGTAACCGAGATGGTATTGATGAAATGTCCAGCACAAGTGCTTCTGTTCTTCTTTCAATACTTAAGCTGATTGACAAATATGATCTTTATGGTCAAGTGGCATACCCTAAACACCACAAACAGTCCGATGTTCCCGACATTTATCGTCTAGCTGCAAAGACAAAG GGTGTTTTCATTAATCCTGCTTTCATCGAACCATTTGGTCTTACCCTAATTGAG GCTGCAGCATATGGTTTGCCTATTGTTGCCACCAGAAATGGAGGTCCTGTTGATATACATCGG GTACTTGACAATGGCCTTCTTGTTGATCCCCATGATCAGCAGTCTATTGCCGATGCTCTTCTAAAGCTTGTAGCAGATAAGCAGCTTTGGGCAAAATGTCGACAGAATGGGTTGAAAAATATTCATCTCTTCTCATGGCCAGAGCATTGCAAGACTTATCTAACTAAAATAGCCAGTTGCAAACCAAGGCATCCACAGTGGCAAAGAACTGATGATGGAACTGAAAATTCAGATACAGATTCACCAGGAGATTCCTTGAGAGATATACAGGATATATCTTTAAACCTAAAGTTTTCATTGGATGGAGACAAGAATGAAGCTAGTGGAAATCCCGAAAATTCTGATGAGAATGCTGTTGATGGGAAGAGTAAGTTAGAGAATGCTGTTTTGACATGGTCGAAGGGTTTTGTAAGAGATACACGGAAAGCTGGGTTCACGGAGAAGTCGGATCAGAATACCGGCACTGGAAAGTTCCCAGCTTTGAGGAGGAGGAAACATATTTTTGTCATTGCGGTGGATTGTGATACCAATACAGATACTCTTGAAACTGCTGGAAAGATACTCGAGGcatttggaaaagaaaagactGAAGGCTCTGTAGGGTTTATACTCTCAACATCAATGTCCATATCCGAAGTTCACTCTTTTCTAGTCTCAGGGGGGCTGAGTCCTTCTGATTTTGATGCTTTTGTCTGCAATAGTGGAAGTGATCTATATTATTCATCTCTTACTTCGGAGGAGAGCCCTTTTGTGCTTGACTTATATTATCATTCACACATCGAATACCGTTGGGGCGGAGAAGGGTTGAGAAAGTCGTTGGTTCGTTGGACAGCTTCAATTAATGATAAAATGGCTGACAATGAACGGATTATTGTTGAAAATGAGCAAGTTTTAACTGAATATTGCTATGCTTTTAAAGTTCAGAAGCCAGGAAtg GTACCTCCTGTCAAGGAGCTCCGGAAGTTGACGAGAATTCATGCTCTTCGTTGCCATGTTATTTATTGTCAAAATGGGACAAAGCTGAATGTAATTCCCATAATGGCGTCTCGTTCCCAAGCCCTCAG GTATTTGTACGTCCGTTGGGGTGTGGACTTGTCCAATATAGTGGTTTTTGTGGGAGAGAGCGGGGACACCGATTATGAAGGATTGCTTGGTGGGGTGCACAAAACTGTAATTTTGAAGGGAGTTTGTGCAAGCAATCAACTCCATGCAAACCGAACCTACCCTCTTACTGATGTGGTGCCATTTGACAGCCCCAACATTGTTCAAATGACTGAAGATTGCAGTGGCTCAGACATCAGGAGTTCCTTAGAGAAAGTAGGGGTCCTCAAGGGCTAG
- the LOC117924951 gene encoding probable sucrose-phosphate synthase 1 isoform X2, which produces MSEDLSEGEKGDTVSDISAHGDSIRGRMPRISSVDAMETWVSYQKGKKLYIVLISLHGLIRGENMELGRDSDTGGQVKYVVELARALGSMPGVYRVDLLTRQVSSPEVDWSYGEPTEMLTPLNSESFMEDMGESSGSYIIRIPFGPKDKYVEKELLWPYIPEFVDGALNHIIQMSKVLGEQIGDGQPVWPVAIHGHYADAGDSAALLSGALNVPMLFTGHSLGRDKLEQLLKQGRISRDEINTTYKIMRRIEAEELALDASEIVITSTRQEIEQQWRLYDGFDPILERKLRARIRRNVSCYGRFMPRMVIIPPGMEFHHIIPHDGDMDGETEGNEDHPRTPDPVIWSEIMRFFTNPRKPMILALARPDPKKNITTLVKAFGECRPLRELANLTLIMGNRDGIDEMSSTSASVLLSILKLIDKYDLYGQVAYPKHHKQSDVPDIYRLAAKTKGVFINPAFIEPFGLTLIEAAAYGLPIVATRNGGPVDIHRVLDNGLLVDPHDQQSIADALLKLVADKQLWAKCRQNGLKNIHLFSWPEHCKTYLTKIASCKPRHPQWQRTDDGTENSDTDSPGDSLRDIQDISLNLKFSLDGDKNEASGNPENSDENAVDGKSKLENAVLTWSKGFVRDTRKAGFTEKSDQNTGTGKFPALRRRKHIFVIAVDCDTNTDTLETAGKILEAFGKEKTEGSVGFILSTSMSISEVHSFLVSGGLSPSDFDAFVCNSGSDLYYSSLTSEESPFVLDLYYHSHIEYRWGGEGLRKSLVRWTASINDKMADNERIIVENEQVLTEYCYAFKVQKPGMVPPVKELRKLTRIHALRCHVIYCQNGTKLNVIPIMASRSQALRYLYVRWGVDLSNIVVFVGESGDTDYEGLLGGVHKTVILKGVCASNQLHANRTYPLTDVVPFDSPNIVQMTEDCSGSDIRSSLEKVGVLKG; this is translated from the exons ATGTCTGAAGACTTATCAGAGGGAGAAAAAGGAGATACTGTCAGTGATATTTCAGCTCATGGTGATAGCATCAGAGGAAGAATGCCTAGAATCAGTTCTGTTGATGCGATGGAGACATGGGTTAGTTATCAGAAAGGAAAAAAGCTGTACATTGTATTAATAAG CCTTCATGGTCTAATACGGGGTGAAAATATGGAGCTTGGCCGTGATTCTGATACTGGTGGTCAG GTTAAGTATGTTGTTGAGCTCGCAAGGGCTTTGGGCTCAATGCCTGGAGTTTACCGGGTTGATTTGCTAACTAGACAAGTATCATCTCCAGAAGTAGATTGGAGTTATGGTGAACCTACAGAGATGCTAACTCCACTGAATTCCGAAAGTTTCATGGAAGATATGGGGGAGAGTAGTGGTTCTTATATCATCCGTATACCATTTGGTCCAAAAGATAAATACGTTGAGAAAGAACTTCTATGGCCGTACATCCCTGAATTTGTTGATGGCGCACTTAATCACATAATACAGATGTCTAAAGTTCTTGGTGAGCAAATTGGTGATGGGCAACCGGTCTGGCCTGTTGCCATCCATGGACATTATGCAGATGCAGGTGACTCTGCTGCTCTTCTATCTGGCGCTTTAAATGTCCCGATGCTTTTCACCGGTCATTCACTTGGCCGAGATAAGTTAGAACAACTTCTGAAACAAGGTCGAATTTCAAGGGATGAAATAAATACAACATACAAAATAATGCGTCGGATAGAGGCCGAGGAGTTGGCCCTGGATGCTTCTGAAATAGTTATAACCAGCACTAGACAGGAGATAGAGCAGCAATGGCGCCTGTATGATGGTTTTGATCCAATACTAGAGCGTAAACTCCGAGCAAGGATCAGACGTAATGTGAGCTGTTATGGCAGGTTCATGCCTCGCATGGTT ATAATTCCTCCTGGGATGGAATTCCATCATATTATTCCACATGATGGTGATATGGATGGTGAAACTGAAGGAAATGAAGACCATCCTCGTACTCCTGACCCGGTTATTTGGTCCGAG ATAATGCGCTTCTTTACCAATCCACGCAAGCCTATGATACTCGCCCTTGCTAGACCAGATCCTAAAAAGAACATCACAACTTTGGTCAAAGCCTTCGGAGAATGTCGTCCATTGAGAGAGCTTGCTAATCTT ACATTAATTATGGGTAACCGAGATGGTATTGATGAAATGTCCAGCACAAGTGCTTCTGTTCTTCTTTCAATACTTAAGCTGATTGACAAATATGATCTTTATGGTCAAGTGGCATACCCTAAACACCACAAACAGTCCGATGTTCCCGACATTTATCGTCTAGCTGCAAAGACAAAG GGTGTTTTCATTAATCCTGCTTTCATCGAACCATTTGGTCTTACCCTAATTGAG GCTGCAGCATATGGTTTGCCTATTGTTGCCACCAGAAATGGAGGTCCTGTTGATATACATCGG GTACTTGACAATGGCCTTCTTGTTGATCCCCATGATCAGCAGTCTATTGCCGATGCTCTTCTAAAGCTTGTAGCAGATAAGCAGCTTTGGGCAAAATGTCGACAGAATGGGTTGAAAAATATTCATCTCTTCTCATGGCCAGAGCATTGCAAGACTTATCTAACTAAAATAGCCAGTTGCAAACCAAGGCATCCACAGTGGCAAAGAACTGATGATGGAACTGAAAATTCAGATACAGATTCACCAGGAGATTCCTTGAGAGATATACAGGATATATCTTTAAACCTAAAGTTTTCATTGGATGGAGACAAGAATGAAGCTAGTGGAAATCCCGAAAATTCTGATGAGAATGCTGTTGATGGGAAGAGTAAGTTAGAGAATGCTGTTTTGACATGGTCGAAGGGTTTTGTAAGAGATACACGGAAAGCTGGGTTCACGGAGAAGTCGGATCAGAATACCGGCACTGGAAAGTTCCCAGCTTTGAGGAGGAGGAAACATATTTTTGTCATTGCGGTGGATTGTGATACCAATACAGATACTCTTGAAACTGCTGGAAAGATACTCGAGGcatttggaaaagaaaagactGAAGGCTCTGTAGGGTTTATACTCTCAACATCAATGTCCATATCCGAAGTTCACTCTTTTCTAGTCTCAGGGGGGCTGAGTCCTTCTGATTTTGATGCTTTTGTCTGCAATAGTGGAAGTGATCTATATTATTCATCTCTTACTTCGGAGGAGAGCCCTTTTGTGCTTGACTTATATTATCATTCACACATCGAATACCGTTGGGGCGGAGAAGGGTTGAGAAAGTCGTTGGTTCGTTGGACAGCTTCAATTAATGATAAAATGGCTGACAATGAACGGATTATTGTTGAAAATGAGCAAGTTTTAACTGAATATTGCTATGCTTTTAAAGTTCAGAAGCCAGGAAtg GTACCTCCTGTCAAGGAGCTCCGGAAGTTGACGAGAATTCATGCTCTTCGTTGCCATGTTATTTATTGTCAAAATGGGACAAAGCTGAATGTAATTCCCATAATGGCGTCTCGTTCCCAAGCCCTCAG GTATTTGTACGTCCGTTGGGGTGTGGACTTGTCCAATATAGTGGTTTTTGTGGGAGAGAGCGGGGACACCGATTATGAAGGATTGCTTGGTGGGGTGCACAAAACTGTAATTTTGAAGGGAGTTTGTGCAAGCAATCAACTCCATGCAAACCGAACCTACCCTCTTACTGATGTGGTGCCATTTGACAGCCCCAACATTGTTCAAATGACTGAAGATTGCAGTGGCTCAGACATCAGGAGTTCCTTAGAGAAAGTAGGGGTCCTCAAGGGCTAG